DNA sequence from the Nicotiana tomentosiformis chromosome 3, ASM39032v3, whole genome shotgun sequence genome:
GACTAGCTAAGCCGACAGGAATTTCTATCTTTTTAATAAAATAAGTGAACGATAATGCGGATACCTGGAATTATTTACTTTACGTGTGAATTTAGGAAAAATTTGGTAGCCTCAAGTACCTATTAGCTTGTGCGACTCAGCAAATTTTAAGCTCATCATTTGCTCAACActttttttatatattatattatagaaaTGCACAAAATTATTTTATCAGACTTGTCATAATGATATTCCTATAATTCGTGGTAAGTGAACTTAACCTGACATGTAAACATCAATTAGCAGATAGTGCTAATGCTACCGAATATAGTAGTACTACTTAGTTGAAATGAATTCTATGCCGTTGGAAAACTAATTCAAAGTTATAGTAGGAAATTAAAATTATTTAGGATTTGATATTTACAAGTTATTTAATTAATGTCTAGTTAGGATTTGTAGTCATAATTATAAGAATATGTTTTAATATTTCTAGTTAAAATAGATTTCGTACTACTGTAAATATGGGTATTACTAGCTCATTTTAAGTGTAAATAAATGTGGAGATTTATAATAAAACTATTTTCCTTCACATGCGCGTTACGTGCTTGCATTAAAGCCATAAACGAGAAGTGGCTATTTCTGTGCACCGTCAAATTGTAATAGATGAAAATAACTGCATGCATACGCGCGCGCCCAAATTTGATGTAACAACATTATCGATCATGTAAAACGTGATGAAATAGTACGTCTAATTAAAAAAAAGGACTACTTTTTACTGCTGAATGCTGATAGTGCATAAAAACCATAGAAATCAATTTTAACGCAAATGAACTTgaacaaaaatttattttattgctACCACAATCAATGACGGACAGCTGTTTTCTGATTAAGACGACAATTTTCTAGCTAGAAAGCTAATAACTATAACAGGAAAATATGAGCTAAGAATTAATGTGTACAAACACATAAGGAGTTAGGAAAGAGTAAATCAAAGTAATGAATTCCTAGGCTTCGGCAGTTTGCAGTTTGGGCATATTCTCAACTTTAGCTGCTTCAACTCCACATGTAGAATTATGCAAACACGAAGCCACGTGAATTTTTCCTGAGGAAATTAGGGAACCAAGCTTTACAATGTCAATAATCTGTTCCTCTGTGAGTTCTGGAAGCTTCTGATTATTGTTCTCATCTACGATAATGACATGGTTTTGTATCTTCGCCGGTAGTTTCTGCTCCTTTAAAATGGCTTTCTCCTTTTTGTTGTATATTACGTAGAGCACTATTTGGAGAATTCCTAGGATGAATCCCAATACGTTTGGAATCTGCAATGACAAAGGTGGAAGTAAATACACGATAAGATTCAAGATACATATATATTAAGGTATCCCAATACGTTTGGAATCTGCAATGACAAAGGTGGAAGTAAATACACGATAAGATTCAAGATACATATATATTAAGGTAACATAAACACATGCAAGTATGAAGTATATATAGAAATTAAGGAAAAAACTGCAATAGAAATTAAGTATATATACTGAAAATATATAGAACTTACAGCTATGTTAATGTCTTTTACGAGAAGGCCATAGAAGAACCACATTACAGCACTTAAGGTGAGAAAAACTGATAGGAGAAGTGGCATGTATTCCACACTCTTTGTTTTTATAACTTGTCTCTGCATAAGATGAGAAAAATAGTTAAGCATTATCTTCATCTTCATGCATGGGAAAACAGGGGAAATAAATGAAGATGACTAAATTctcaaaatttgaattttttgCACGTAATTAAAAGCTCACCACAATGCCTAAGGGTGCTACAAACACACACAAGGAAAACACAAGGCAAATCCATCCAACCGCTTGGCCCCGAGCGGCACCTTTGAATAGAAATTGGGTAACAAGAACAATAGCACCAAAGCCACCCACTACTGATAATACGAGCATCTTCACAGTTTGAACCtgcattaattaaattttgaagATCAAAGTTACATTCTTGCTATAGGAAAGAAAACGAATAAAATATAAATCTTCTGTAGAAAAAAAATGATCGATTTCTTGTAAAAGCATACCCTGGCTTTCTTTGGTGCGTAGAAAAGATAGAAACTGACGTAGATAGTTTCAATGAAACAACCAAAGGAGTTTATAGTGATGATAAGGGTCGTGTTTGTCTTGAGAAATGCATAATAAATCCAAAGCATGGAACTAAAGAGAGCAACCACATATGGAATTGATTGATAGCCTTCAGTTGATTTCTTCTTGTAAATTTTATAAAACGTAGGCCTGCAAGTGTGACGTTATATATAGTGTTAGATTATAATTAAGCGAATAAgggaaaaaaaataataacataCTTAAAAAGTATAAGCAAATAGAGACTCACAGCGGAGAAAGGAACACAATGAATGAGACGATGTTGCCTGCAAATTGCCAAAaggaataaaagaaagaaaagatgaagagtTATTTACTCTAGAAAGTAAATAACAAAGGGTGGTGCATGCTAATGATTTAATAAATGTTATGTTACTTTAGAAAAACAGGTTTGTATTTACCAAGGACACCAAAA
Encoded proteins:
- the LOC138891339 gene encoding bidirectional sugar transporter SWEET12-like, whose product is MAGISGHWAFAFGVLGNIVSFIVFLSPLPTFYKIYKKKSTEGYQSIPYVVALFSSMLWIYYAFLKTNTTLIITINSFGCFIETIYVSFYLFYAPKKARVQTVKMLVLSVVGGFGAIVLVTQFLFKGAARGQAVGWICLVFSLCVFVAPLGIVRQVIKTKSVEYMPLLLSVFLTLSAVMWFFYGLLVKDINIAIPNVLGFILGILQIVLYVIYNKKEKAILKEQKLPAKIQNHVIIVDENNNQKLPELTEEQIIDIVKLGSLISSGKIHVASCLHNSTCGVEAAKVENMPKLQTAEA